A section of the Aminiphilus circumscriptus DSM 16581 genome encodes:
- a CDS encoding sugar transferase, which translates to MRRAPAAESRTKRCFDVAVSGAALILLSPLFALLALLVRLRLGSPVFFRQMRPGLLGKPFSMVKFRTMTDARDAEGRLLPDEERLTPFGRFLRSTSLDELPELWNVLRGDMSLVGPRPLLLAYLDRYSPEQARRHEVRPGITGLAQVNGRNALTWEEKFRLDVVYVDTWTFGLDLRILAKTVVAVLRREGIAAPGQSTVEEFRGNGEERR; encoded by the coding sequence GTGAGACGGGCTCCCGCGGCGGAGTCGAGGACAAAACGCTGTTTTGACGTGGCCGTCTCCGGGGCGGCGCTGATCCTGCTTTCTCCGCTCTTCGCACTGTTGGCTCTTTTGGTTCGCCTTCGTCTCGGTTCGCCGGTTTTCTTTCGGCAGATGCGCCCGGGGCTTTTGGGAAAACCCTTTTCGATGGTGAAATTCCGTACCATGACCGACGCAAGAGATGCGGAGGGGCGGCTTCTTCCCGATGAAGAGCGCTTGACTCCTTTCGGGCGTTTTCTCCGGAGTACGAGTCTGGACGAGCTTCCCGAGCTGTGGAACGTCCTGCGGGGGGACATGAGCCTCGTGGGGCCGCGCCCCCTTCTGTTGGCCTATCTGGACCGCTATTCTCCGGAGCAGGCCCGCAGGCACGAGGTGCGTCCTGGTATCACTGGTCTCGCTCAGGTGAACGGCCGCAACGCCCTCACCTGGGAGGAGAAGTTCCGCCTCGACGTGGTTTACGTGGACACCTGGACCTTTGGCCTCGACCTGCGGATTCTGGCGAAGACCGTCGTTGCCGTGCTTCGCCGGGAGGGGATCGCCGCGCCGGGGCAGAGCACAGTGGAGGAGTTCCGAGGAAACGGCGAGGAGCGGAGGTAA
- a CDS encoding acetyltransferase, with protein MKRFVIGGGGHGKVVVSLLHACGLAVDAVLDDAPSRWGETLLGIPVAGPTELFLGRDEPRAILAIGGNVRRLSLARRFSRVHWETVVHPRAWVHESVRIGPGTVVFAGAILQPGSEIGAHCIVNTGAVADHDCRIGDGVHLAPGTCLAGGVTLGKGVFFGVRSAAIPGVSVGDWTIVGAGGVVVRDLPERVVAVGVPARPLRPLRKDELPEEE; from the coding sequence ATGAAGCGTTTCGTGATTGGTGGTGGAGGACACGGCAAGGTGGTGGTGAGCCTCCTCCATGCGTGCGGTCTCGCCGTGGACGCCGTGCTCGACGATGCACCTTCCCGGTGGGGGGAGACGCTTCTCGGCATTCCCGTGGCGGGGCCGACGGAGCTGTTCCTTGGGCGTGACGAACCGCGGGCGATTTTGGCGATAGGAGGAAATGTTCGCCGTCTTTCCCTGGCGCGCCGCTTTTCCCGGGTGCACTGGGAGACGGTGGTCCACCCCCGGGCGTGGGTGCACGAATCAGTCCGGATCGGCCCCGGCACGGTGGTCTTCGCCGGAGCGATCCTTCAGCCGGGGTCGGAGATCGGAGCGCACTGCATCGTCAATACAGGAGCCGTTGCGGACCATGACTGCCGCATCGGTGACGGTGTACACCTTGCGCCGGGAACGTGCCTCGCCGGAGGCGTGACTCTGGGAAAGGGCGTCTTTTTCGGCGTGCGGAGCGCGGCGATTCCAGGTGTCTCCGTCGGGGACTGGACAATCGTGGGGGCAGGGGGTGTGGTGGTGCGGGATCTTCCGGAGCGCGTCGTCGCCGTAGGGGTGCCCGCCCGTCCTCTACGTCCCCTTCGGAAGGACGAGCTTCCAGAAGAGGAGTGA
- a CDS encoding DegT/DnrJ/EryC1/StrS family aminotransferase encodes MNECPGAQQIQSRIYLSPPHMSGCEMDYVKEAFDSNWIAPLGPHVDAFERELASRVGVPAALALSSGTAALHLAMKLLGIRRGDRVFCSSLTFSASVNPVLYEGGVPVFLDAEPESWNMSPSALERALADADRKGTLPKAVIVVHLYGQSADMDPLRELCGRYGVPLVEDAAESLGATYKGKESGTFGVYGIYSFNGNKIITTGGGGMLVAHDSEAIRKARFWATQARDPAPHYQHSEIGYNYRMSNLLAAVGRGQLTVLDDRIRARRTIFERYVAALGDLPGVAFMPEPAWSRSNRWLSVLTLDPNATAHTPGELLAALEAENIEARPVWKPMHLQPLFSGTLFYPHGGVAPEAASRGEPDLRGSSVSDRLFATGLCLPSGSALSGEEQDRVIRCVRRCLEARV; translated from the coding sequence ATGAACGAGTGTCCCGGAGCACAGCAGATCCAGTCCCGCATCTATCTCTCGCCGCCGCACATGAGCGGGTGCGAGATGGACTATGTCAAGGAGGCCTTCGACAGCAACTGGATCGCGCCACTGGGGCCCCACGTGGATGCCTTCGAAAGGGAACTCGCCTCTCGGGTGGGTGTTCCGGCGGCGCTTGCCCTCAGCTCGGGTACGGCGGCGCTCCACCTCGCCATGAAACTGCTCGGAATCCGGCGGGGCGACCGGGTCTTCTGCTCCTCCCTCACCTTTTCCGCCAGCGTAAACCCCGTGCTCTACGAGGGAGGCGTTCCGGTCTTTCTCGACGCGGAGCCGGAGTCGTGGAACATGTCCCCGTCTGCGCTCGAGCGGGCGCTCGCCGACGCCGACCGGAAAGGAACCCTTCCCAAGGCGGTGATCGTGGTGCATCTCTATGGACAGAGCGCGGACATGGATCCCCTGCGGGAACTCTGCGGCAGGTACGGCGTTCCCCTCGTGGAGGACGCGGCGGAATCCCTGGGCGCCACCTACAAGGGGAAGGAGAGCGGCACCTTCGGCGTCTACGGAATCTATTCCTTCAACGGCAACAAGATTATCACCACCGGCGGCGGCGGCATGCTCGTGGCGCACGATTCCGAGGCGATCCGGAAGGCCCGTTTTTGGGCGACCCAGGCCCGCGATCCGGCGCCGCACTACCAGCACTCGGAGATCGGCTACAACTACCGCATGAGCAATCTCCTCGCTGCTGTCGGGCGAGGGCAGCTCACCGTGCTGGACGACCGCATCCGGGCTCGACGGACCATCTTCGAGCGCTACGTTGCGGCGTTGGGCGATCTTCCTGGCGTGGCTTTCATGCCCGAACCGGCCTGGAGTCGTTCCAACCGATGGCTCTCCGTGCTCACCCTCGATCCGAACGCGACGGCGCACACTCCCGGGGAACTCCTCGCCGCCCTGGAAGCGGAGAACATCGAGGCCCGTCCCGTCTGGAAACCCATGCATCTGCAACCCCTCTTCTCTGGCACTCTGTTCTATCCGCATGGCGGTGTCGCGCCCGAAGCCGCTTCCCGGGGCGAACCGGACCTCCGGGGAAGCAGCGTGTCGGACCGCCTCTTCGCCACGGGGCTTTGTCTTCCCTCGGGATCGGCGCTTTCCGGGGAAGAGCAGGACCGGGTGATCCGATGCGTGCGGCGCTGCCTCGAAGCGAGAGTGTGA
- a CDS encoding glycosyltransferase, whose product MNSDAAPKLLFVATVSVTLRSFLLPYARYFRSLGWRVDGAADGVSGCPSCAAAFDAVHEVPFSRNPLAVPSLVTAARRLRLLAEAEKYDLVHVHTPVAAFVTRLALRRLRSRGLRMVYTAHGFHFFEGGPPLRNALFLALEKLAGNWTDRLLVINGEDEAAARRHHLVPPERLRLFPGVGVDTAAFSREGVDPRCVAALRKELQLPEEAPFFLMVAEFNPGKRHRDLLRAFAGLPPLAPAPYLVCAGEGPLLEATKRLAVALGVAERVRFPGYRRDVKVLLKGAAALVLPSEREGLPVSVLEALAMKTPVIGADARGIRDLLQDDCGLLVPVGDTVALRTALCQILAHPQEARARAERGRRRALEMDTSRLLALTEALYRELLGTA is encoded by the coding sequence GTGAACTCCGACGCTGCGCCGAAGCTTCTCTTCGTCGCCACCGTTTCGGTGACGCTGCGGAGTTTCCTCCTCCCCTACGCACGGTATTTCCGCTCTCTGGGCTGGCGGGTGGACGGCGCCGCCGACGGCGTCTCCGGATGTCCTTCCTGCGCCGCCGCGTTCGACGCGGTGCACGAGGTGCCCTTCTCCCGAAATCCCCTGGCCGTGCCATCCCTCGTGACGGCCGCAAGGCGCCTTCGCCTTCTCGCGGAGGCGGAAAAATATGATCTTGTGCATGTCCATACTCCCGTGGCGGCCTTCGTCACCCGCCTGGCTCTGCGGCGGCTGCGGTCCCGGGGACTCCGGATGGTCTACACGGCCCACGGGTTCCACTTTTTCGAGGGGGGGCCGCCCCTGCGGAACGCGCTGTTTCTGGCGCTGGAAAAACTCGCCGGAAACTGGACTGACCGGCTCTTAGTGATCAACGGCGAGGATGAGGCGGCGGCGCGGCGCCACCATCTTGTGCCGCCGGAACGGCTTCGCCTGTTTCCCGGAGTGGGCGTGGACACCGCCGCCTTCTCCCGGGAAGGTGTGGATCCCAGGTGCGTCGCCGCCCTACGCAAGGAATTGCAGCTCCCCGAGGAGGCGCCGTTCTTCCTGATGGTGGCGGAGTTCAATCCGGGCAAGCGCCATCGCGATCTGTTGCGGGCCTTCGCAGGACTACCGCCTCTTGCGCCTGCTCCGTACCTGGTCTGCGCCGGAGAAGGGCCGCTTCTGGAGGCGACGAAGCGGCTGGCGGTGGCGCTCGGCGTGGCGGAACGCGTGCGCTTTCCCGGCTACCGCCGGGATGTGAAGGTCTTGCTCAAGGGCGCCGCCGCCCTCGTCCTTCCCTCCGAGCGGGAGGGGCTTCCGGTGAGCGTCCTCGAAGCGCTTGCCATGAAGACCCCCGTGATCGGGGCGGATGCCCGGGGAATCCGGGATTTGCTCCAGGACGACTGCGGTCTTCTCGTTCCCGTGGGGGACACGGTCGCGTTGCGCACGGCCCTCTGCCAGATTCTCGCCCACCCGCAGGAAGCCAGGGCCCGGGCGGAGCGGGGGCGTCGCCGGGCTCTCGAAATGGACACGTCACGTCTGCTCGCCCTTACCGAGGCGCTCTACCGGGAGCTTTTGGGAACGGCATGA
- a CDS encoding nucleotide sugar dehydrogenase, with product MTYRIGVVGLGYVGIPLAVAFAKKFPVVGYDIDEERIEGLRNGFDRTGEVSPEELRASSLRVTSQPEGLRGCNVLIVTVPTPVDRWNRPDLGPVIRATEAVGSVLSPRSIVVYESTVYPGVTEEICRPLLARVSGLVPGEDFTVGYSPERINPGDRNHRVHTIVKVVSGEDPKTLEAVAEVYGAIVEAGVHACPSIRVAEAAKVIENTQRDLNIALMNELALLFDRMDIRTEDVLRAAGTKWNFLPFRPGLVGGHCIGVDPYYLTFKAEEVGYIPQVILAGRRINDDMGRFVARKTVKLLSRAGYSPREVRVGIFGLTFKENVPDLRNSRVPDIVEELRSFGIASLVADPLVTSAEAEREYGLTLTPLEEMRDLDAVILAVAHDDYRERGSTFFEEILRERKGIFVDVKSLFEPEHFGKDVLYWSL from the coding sequence ATGACCTATCGCATCGGCGTTGTCGGATTGGGATATGTGGGCATTCCTCTTGCCGTGGCCTTCGCGAAAAAGTTTCCCGTCGTGGGTTACGACATCGACGAGGAACGCATCGAAGGGCTCCGGAACGGGTTCGACCGCACCGGAGAAGTCTCGCCGGAGGAGCTTCGGGCGTCGTCGCTCCGGGTCACCTCCCAACCGGAGGGCCTTCGGGGGTGCAACGTTCTGATCGTCACCGTGCCCACTCCCGTGGACCGGTGGAACCGGCCCGATCTCGGTCCCGTGATCCGGGCTACCGAGGCGGTGGGTTCCGTGCTTTCTCCCAGGAGCATCGTGGTCTACGAATCCACGGTCTATCCCGGGGTCACGGAGGAGATCTGCCGCCCCTTGCTCGCCCGGGTGTCGGGACTTGTGCCGGGCGAGGATTTCACCGTGGGCTATTCGCCGGAGCGTATCAACCCCGGGGACAGAAACCATCGGGTGCATACTATCGTGAAGGTCGTCAGCGGCGAGGACCCAAAGACCCTCGAGGCCGTTGCGGAGGTGTACGGGGCCATCGTCGAGGCGGGCGTGCATGCCTGCCCGAGCATCCGCGTCGCCGAAGCGGCCAAGGTGATCGAGAACACCCAGCGGGATCTGAACATCGCCCTCATGAACGAACTGGCCCTTCTCTTCGACCGGATGGACATTCGCACCGAGGATGTGCTCCGCGCCGCGGGAACGAAGTGGAACTTTCTTCCCTTCCGACCTGGGCTCGTTGGAGGACACTGCATCGGCGTGGATCCCTACTATCTCACCTTCAAGGCGGAGGAAGTGGGGTACATTCCCCAGGTCATCCTCGCCGGACGGCGCATCAACGACGACATGGGGCGCTTCGTGGCGCGGAAAACGGTGAAACTTCTCTCCCGGGCCGGATATTCTCCCCGCGAGGTCCGGGTGGGCATTTTCGGCCTCACCTTCAAGGAGAACGTGCCGGATCTGCGCAACAGCCGTGTGCCGGACATTGTGGAGGAACTCCGTTCCTTCGGAATCGCGTCGCTCGTGGCGGATCCCCTTGTCACGAGCGCCGAGGCGGAGCGGGAGTACGGTTTGACCCTCACGCCTCTTGAGGAGATGCGCGACCTCGACGCGGTGATCCTCGCCGTGGCGCACGACGACTACCGGGAGCGGGGAAGCACCTTTTTCGAGGAGATCCTGCGGGAGCGCAAGGGGATTTTCGTGGACGTGAAATCCCTCTTTGAACCGGAACATTTCGGCAAGGACGTGCTCTACTGGAGCTTGTAG
- a CDS encoding SDR family oxidoreductase has product MTEEKFHERAGGSPLPYGLPRSVLDDLLASPRYWLVTGAAGFIGSNLVEALLRLSQRVVGLDNFLTGRRRNLEEVLASCGDEAAKRFRFVEGDIRNAAACREACEGVDVVLHHAALGSVPRSLEDPLTSHEVNVDGFVHMLLAARDAKVSRFVYASSSSVYGDHPTLPKVEEAIGKPLSPYALTKRINEDYAAVFSSVFGLSCLGFRYFNVFGPRQDPEGPYAAVIPRWFAALAEGKPVSIYGDGETSRDFCHVDNVVQANLLAGTSSVQGVFNVAVGERVTLNELYEIVRDLVEPVRPDAALLRPLYEPFRPGDVRHSLADVTKAKTLLGYTPVLTVREGLRACAAWYLRRGV; this is encoded by the coding sequence ATGACCGAAGAAAAATTCCACGAACGCGCCGGCGGAAGTCCCCTTCCCTACGGCCTTCCCCGGTCCGTTCTGGACGATCTGCTCGCCTCACCGCGGTACTGGCTCGTCACCGGTGCCGCCGGGTTCATCGGCTCCAACCTCGTGGAGGCTCTGCTGCGCCTTTCTCAGCGCGTGGTGGGGCTCGACAACTTCCTCACGGGGCGCCGCAGAAACCTGGAGGAGGTTCTGGCCTCCTGCGGCGACGAGGCGGCGAAGCGCTTTCGCTTCGTCGAGGGAGATATCCGCAACGCCGCAGCCTGTCGCGAGGCCTGCGAGGGTGTGGACGTGGTGCTTCATCACGCCGCGCTCGGGAGCGTCCCCCGCTCTCTCGAGGATCCTCTGACCAGCCATGAGGTGAACGTGGACGGCTTCGTCCACATGCTCCTCGCCGCCCGGGACGCGAAAGTTTCCCGCTTCGTCTACGCCTCGTCGAGTTCGGTCTACGGAGACCACCCCACCCTGCCCAAGGTGGAAGAGGCAATCGGCAAACCGCTTTCCCCCTACGCACTCACCAAGCGCATCAACGAGGACTATGCGGCGGTGTTTTCCTCCGTCTTCGGCCTTTCCTGCCTTGGCTTCCGCTATTTCAACGTCTTCGGTCCCCGTCAGGATCCGGAGGGTCCCTACGCGGCGGTCATTCCCCGGTGGTTCGCGGCCCTCGCCGAGGGAAAACCTGTCTCCATCTACGGCGACGGCGAGACCAGCCGCGACTTCTGTCACGTGGACAATGTCGTGCAGGCAAATCTGCTCGCCGGAACAAGCAGTGTGCAGGGAGTTTTCAACGTCGCTGTTGGAGAGCGCGTCACCCTCAACGAACTCTACGAAATCGTCCGGGATCTGGTCGAGCCTGTCCGTCCCGATGCGGCGCTTCTCCGCCCCCTCTACGAGCCCTTCCGCCCCGGGGATGTGCGCCATTCTCTCGCGGACGTGACGAAGGCCAAAACCCTTTTGGGATACACTCCTGTTCTGACCGTTCGGGAAGGGTTGCGTGCCTGCGCCGCGTGGTATCTCCGACGGGGTGTCTGA
- a CDS encoding winged helix-turn-helix domain-containing protein: protein MLDSLITSKTRIKLLCKFFLNPEARSYLRELSDEFGESTNAVRVELNRLEKAGLLASETEGRTKVFSANTQHTLFPEIHNLVRKTLGIDQLVERVLSRIGNLHMAFITGDYARGVDSGILDLVLVGDIDWNYLQRLVSTAEEILKRKIRILVLRADEVEHMKDSLCLDKALVVWTANGAES, encoded by the coding sequence GTGCTCGATTCCCTCATCACCTCAAAAACCCGTATCAAGCTTCTGTGCAAGTTCTTCCTGAACCCCGAGGCCCGCAGCTACCTTCGGGAGCTTTCCGACGAGTTCGGCGAGTCCACCAACGCCGTGCGGGTGGAACTCAACCGTCTCGAAAAGGCGGGACTTCTCGCCTCCGAGACGGAGGGGCGGACAAAGGTCTTTTCCGCCAACACGCAGCACACCCTCTTTCCCGAAATCCACAATCTCGTCCGCAAAACCCTCGGCATCGACCAGCTCGTGGAACGTGTCCTCTCGCGCATCGGCAATCTGCACATGGCCTTCATCACCGGCGACTACGCCCGCGGCGTTGACTCGGGCATTCTCGACCTTGTGCTTGTGGGGGATATCGACTGGAACTACCTGCAGCGTCTCGTGAGCACCGCCGAGGAGATCCTCAAGCGGAAGATCCGCATTCTTGTCCTCAGAGCGGATGAAGTGGAGCACATGAAAGACTCGCTTTGCCTTGACAAGGCCCTGGTGGTCTGGACCGCCAACGGAGCGGAAAGCTGA
- a CDS encoding glycosyltransferase, giving the protein MARRFFFSREMRRRRKEYDVLLVRYVTADPFFAFFLDGTRPCLTVHHTKEIDEIAAGARSFKCCAALAMERFWGSKTLGRVDGIIGVTEEILKYERSRAGCPVPGFVLPNGISLADVPLASDKRGRGPIRIAFVASSFAPWHGLDKVLAVLQDFSEPVMLHLVGAVSEREQNLIARHPRLRSQVLLHGLLDRNALAAVLEECDCTLSSFALERNNMCEATTLKVRESLAAGIPVLSGHRDSAFPEEFPFYRNIEIRDLPEALETVKKWREVPRDRVRSLAAPFIDKKEILRRAYHKLLDLFS; this is encoded by the coding sequence ATGGCGAGACGATTTTTTTTCTCCAGAGAAATGCGACGTCGCAGAAAAGAATACGACGTTCTTCTCGTTCGTTATGTGACGGCGGATCCGTTTTTTGCCTTTTTTCTTGACGGGACGCGTCCATGTCTGACGGTTCATCACACGAAAGAAATCGATGAAATAGCGGCAGGTGCTCGCTCCTTCAAGTGTTGCGCTGCTCTTGCGATGGAACGCTTTTGGGGTTCGAAAACGCTCGGACGGGTCGATGGCATCATCGGCGTTACTGAAGAAATTCTGAAGTATGAGCGAAGCAGGGCTGGTTGTCCCGTGCCGGGATTTGTTCTGCCCAACGGAATCTCTCTTGCCGACGTGCCCCTTGCCTCAGACAAACGAGGTAGGGGCCCCATCCGGATCGCTTTCGTCGCATCTTCCTTTGCGCCCTGGCACGGCTTGGACAAAGTTCTCGCGGTCTTGCAAGATTTTTCCGAACCGGTGATGCTGCACCTTGTGGGCGCGGTTTCGGAGCGGGAACAAAACCTCATTGCCCGGCATCCCCGGTTGCGCTCTCAAGTGCTTCTTCACGGCCTTCTGGATCGAAACGCCCTGGCCGCCGTTCTTGAGGAATGCGACTGCACCCTCTCTTCGTTCGCCTTGGAGAGAAACAACATGTGTGAAGCGACGACGCTGAAGGTGAGGGAATCTCTTGCGGCGGGAATTCCCGTGCTCTCGGGTCATCGGGATTCTGCGTTTCCCGAAGAGTTCCCCTTTTACAGGAATATTGAGATCCGGGATCTTCCGGAAGCCCTCGAGACCGTGAAAAAATGGCGCGAAGTGCCCAGAGATCGAGTCCGTTCTCTTGCGGCTCCGTTCATTGACAAGAAAGAGATTCTTCGCCGCGCATACCATAAACTTTTGGACCTTTTTTCGTGA
- the wecB gene encoding non-hydrolyzing UDP-N-acetylglucosamine 2-epimerase, with protein MQQRTVVSLVGARPQFIKEALIGKLARERHIWRHVLVHSGQHYDANMSDVFFRQLGIASPDYQLGVGSASHGKQTGDVLVRFEELLVAERPDLVLVYGDTNTTLAGALAAAKLRIPLAHVEAGIRQAPKDMPEEINRVLTDHVSQLLFCCSDAAATNLREENIREGVHVVGDVMFDVFKVMKPLFDRGDILNKNGLVPGGFFLATVHRDFNVDHKEPLEEILSGLRRIARRTSLRCVLPLHPRTARKIEEFSLQPLLESLCVTEPLGYVELMSLLLHAAFVVTDSGGLQKEAWFAGRRSLVLMPDTGWRELISCGWNVLCAPAQEEMERRVLDFLSERVSCPEGVYGYGDAAEKIVVAIKKFLTSVSR; from the coding sequence TTGCAACAAAGAACAGTCGTTTCCCTTGTCGGTGCACGGCCACAATTTATCAAAGAAGCCCTCATTGGAAAACTTGCGAGAGAGCGACACATCTGGCGCCATGTGCTCGTTCACTCCGGGCAGCACTACGACGCCAACATGTCCGACGTGTTCTTTCGGCAGCTCGGCATCGCGTCTCCGGACTATCAACTCGGCGTTGGTTCCGCATCGCACGGCAAACAGACCGGAGATGTCCTTGTCCGCTTCGAGGAATTGCTCGTCGCCGAGCGACCAGACCTTGTTCTTGTCTATGGCGATACGAACACCACGCTTGCGGGGGCGCTCGCGGCGGCAAAACTTCGAATTCCTCTCGCGCACGTAGAGGCGGGGATCCGCCAGGCACCGAAAGACATGCCCGAGGAAATCAACCGGGTGCTCACGGATCACGTGTCGCAATTGCTCTTTTGTTGTTCCGACGCCGCAGCGACGAATCTCCGGGAGGAAAATATTCGCGAAGGTGTGCACGTTGTAGGGGATGTCATGTTCGATGTGTTCAAGGTGATGAAACCGCTCTTCGACCGGGGGGACATATTGAACAAAAACGGCCTCGTGCCCGGCGGCTTCTTTCTCGCCACCGTCCACAGAGATTTCAACGTGGATCACAAGGAGCCCCTGGAAGAAATTCTTTCCGGTCTTCGACGAATTGCCCGCCGGACGTCGTTGCGCTGCGTGCTTCCTCTGCACCCGCGAACAGCCAGAAAAATCGAAGAGTTTTCTCTCCAACCGCTTTTGGAAAGTCTTTGTGTTACGGAACCTTTGGGATATGTTGAACTGATGTCGTTACTTCTACATGCTGCATTTGTCGTCACCGATAGTGGAGGGTTGCAAAAGGAAGCATGGTTCGCTGGCAGGCGTTCTCTCGTGCTCATGCCCGACACAGGCTGGCGCGAACTCATTTCCTGCGGATGGAACGTCCTTTGCGCACCAGCGCAGGAAGAAATGGAACGCAGAGTCCTTGATTTCCTGAGCGAGCGGGTCTCATGCCCCGAGGGTGTCTACGGTTACGGTGATGCGGCGGAGAAAATCGTCGTCGCTATCAAAAAGTTTCTGACGAGCGTTTCACGGTAA
- a CDS encoding Gfo/Idh/MocA family oxidoreductase produces MSGKNFALIGASGYVAPRHMRAIRDTGNRLVAATDPADSVGILDSFGFDIAFFPEFERFDRHVEKLRRLGEERRVHYVSICSPNYLHDAHVRFALRVGADAICEKPLVLNPWNLDALAELEQETGKRVYTVLQLRLHPVIRALRERFAHASASDKKHVVKLDYITSRGNWYFHSWKGEERKSGGIATNIGIHFFDMLLWIFGAMRNYEVTESSEKRIAGNLDLERADVSWRLSIDNKDLPSEVREKGKTTFRSILVDGEEVEFTEGFTDLHTEVYRDILAGGGFGLEDARPSIELVSLLRKQK; encoded by the coding sequence ATGTCCGGAAAGAATTTCGCCCTGATCGGTGCCTCAGGATATGTTGCTCCTCGCCATATGCGCGCCATACGAGATACGGGAAACCGACTCGTGGCAGCGACGGATCCTGCGGATTCGGTGGGTATTCTCGACAGTTTCGGTTTCGACATCGCTTTTTTCCCCGAGTTCGAGCGATTCGACCGTCACGTGGAAAAGCTTCGCCGTCTCGGAGAAGAGCGACGGGTTCATTATGTAAGCATCTGTTCTCCCAATTACCTTCACGACGCTCACGTGCGCTTTGCCCTTCGCGTCGGCGCGGATGCGATTTGCGAGAAACCCCTCGTTTTAAACCCTTGGAACCTCGACGCTCTGGCGGAACTGGAACAGGAGACGGGAAAGCGGGTGTACACGGTGCTCCAGCTCCGGCTCCATCCGGTGATCCGTGCGTTGAGGGAGCGCTTTGCGCATGCTTCCGCCTCGGACAAAAAGCACGTGGTCAAGCTTGACTACATCACCTCTCGCGGCAACTGGTACTTTCATTCCTGGAAGGGCGAGGAGCGTAAATCCGGCGGCATCGCCACCAACATCGGCATCCACTTCTTCGACATGTTGCTTTGGATTTTTGGTGCCATGAGAAACTACGAGGTGACGGAGTCGAGCGAGAAGCGGATCGCGGGAAACCTGGATCTCGAGAGGGCGGATGTCTCCTGGCGGCTTTCCATCGACAACAAGGATTTGCCCTCCGAAGTGCGCGAAAAAGGAAAGACCACGTTTCGGTCCATTTTGGTCGATGGAGAGGAAGTGGAGTTCACCGAAGGATTTACCGATCTCCACACGGAGGTCTATCGGGATATCCTCGCCGGGGGTGGCTTCGGCCTTGAAGACGCCCGGCCATCCATCGAGCTGGTGTCCTTGCTGAGAAAACAGAAATAG
- a CDS encoding NAD-dependent epimerase/dehydratase family protein, protein MTTEQNSIQGARVLVIGGAGFIGSHVVDELLKEDVAEIVIYDNFSRGTQDNIAQALRDPRVKVFELGGDILQTDILDEAVKGKDYVFHLAALWLLHCYDYPRSAFHVNIEGTFNVLEACVRHRVKKLIYSSSASVYGDAVELPMTEEHPYNNKTFYGATKIACEHMCRAYYNRYGLDYVGLRYMNVYGARQDYKGTYIAVIMKMLDRLDQGLPPQVYGDGSQAYDFIYVSDVARANICAMKSPATDRNYNVGSGVQTSILDLTKMILKVTGSDQQIQYEPAGKTFVTNRIGDPRLAKEELGFTYTVELEEGLRRLIEWRSAHKELVEQRRKRA, encoded by the coding sequence ATGACGACTGAGCAAAATTCCATTCAGGGCGCAAGAGTGCTTGTCATCGGCGGTGCCGGTTTCATCGGTTCCCATGTGGTGGACGAACTCCTGAAGGAAGACGTGGCGGAGATCGTGATCTACGACAATTTCAGCCGGGGGACGCAGGACAACATTGCACAGGCCCTCCGGGATCCCCGCGTCAAAGTCTTTGAGCTGGGGGGAGATATCCTTCAGACGGACATTCTCGACGAGGCGGTCAAGGGCAAGGATTACGTTTTCCATCTCGCCGCTCTCTGGTTGCTTCACTGCTACGACTATCCGCGAAGCGCCTTCCACGTCAACATTGAAGGGACGTTCAACGTCCTTGAGGCCTGTGTCCGTCACAGGGTCAAAAAGCTCATCTACTCTTCCTCGGCCTCCGTCTACGGCGATGCCGTCGAACTTCCCATGACCGAGGAACACCCCTACAACAACAAGACCTTCTACGGGGCCACCAAGATTGCCTGCGAACACATGTGCCGCGCCTATTACAACCGTTACGGCCTCGATTACGTCGGGCTTCGGTACATGAACGTCTACGGAGCTCGTCAGGATTACAAAGGAACCTACATCGCCGTTATCATGAAGATGCTCGACCGCCTCGATCAGGGACTTCCGCCTCAGGTCTACGGCGACGGCTCGCAGGCTTACGACTTCATCTACGTCAGCGACGTCGCCCGGGCGAACATCTGCGCCATGAAGTCCCCGGCCACCGACAGAAACTACAACGTCGGTTCCGGTGTCCAGACATCCATCCTCGATCTCACGAAGATGATTCTCAAGGTTACCGGATCGGATCAGCAGATTCAGTACGAGCCCGCCGGCAAGACCTTCGTCACCAACCGGATCGGGGATCCGCGCCTTGCGAAGGAAGAGCTGGGATTCACCTATACCGTGGAGCTCGAGGAGGGCTTGCGCAGACTGATCGAGTGGCGCAGTGCCCACAAGGAGCTCGTCGAACAGCGAAGAAAGAGGGCCTGA